One region of Elephas maximus indicus isolate mEleMax1 chromosome 23, mEleMax1 primary haplotype, whole genome shotgun sequence genomic DNA includes:
- the ARL14 gene encoding ADP-ribosylation factor-like protein 14 — translation MPLLSSTHSQRISPLCSSDTGWLLTPQSPQDWLGQQIKHCLPIIKLISNDINAGRLLFLGCNRRHLLSSFLLTCSCKAWRRNTVSVPKRKSLKKTNPKMGLLSSKSSKVKQAQILLLGLDSAGKSTLLYQLKLAQSVVTIPTIGFNVEMIQLEKSLLLTVWDVGGQEKMRTVWDYYCENTDGLVYVVDSADKRRLEDSRREFEHILENEHIKNVPVVLLANKQDIPGAFTAEDITRIFKVKKLCCDRNWFVQPCCAITGVGLTEGFRKLTGFVKSHVKSTGDTLAFFKQN, via the coding sequence ATGCCTCTCCTGAGTTCCACTCACTCACAAAGAATTTCCCCTTTGTGTTCCAGTGACACTGGCTGGTTACTCACACCACAGAGTCCTCAGGATTGGTTGGGACAGCAAATAAAACACTGTTTGCCCATAATCAAGTTGATAAGCAACGACATAAATGCAGGCAGGCTCCTGTTCTTAGGATGTAACAGGAGGCATTTGCTCTCTTCTTTCCTCCTAACATGTTCATGTAAGGCCTGGAGAAGAAACACTGTCTCTGTCccaaagagaaaatctttaaagaaaacaaatcctaaAATGGGTCTACTGAGTTCTAAAAGCTCCAAGGTCAAGCAAGCTCAGATTCTTCTCCTGGGACTCGATTCAGCAGGGAAGTCTACCCTCCTTTATCAGCTAAAGCTTGCTCAGAGTGTTGTAACCATCCCAACGATAGGTTTCAATGTGGAGATGATACAGCTGGAAAAGAGTCTTTTGCTCACTGTCTGGGACGTTGGCGGCCAGGAAAAAATGAGAACCGTTTGGGATTATTACTGTGAAAACACCGATGGGCTGGTGTACGTCGTGGACAGCGCGGACAAACGGCGGCTGGAAGACTCCAGGAGAGAGTTTGAGCACATTTTGGAGAATGAACACATTAAAAACGTGCCTGTTGTCCTCTTAGCCAACAAACAAGATATCCCTGGAGCTTTCACCGCTGAGGACATCACCAGAATATTCAAAGTGAAGAAGCTCTGCTGTGACCGCAACTGGTTTGTGCAGCCCTGCTGTGCCATCACCGGGGTAGGGCTGACAGAGGGCTTCCGGAAATTAACGGGATTTGTGAAAAGCCATGTGAAATCAACAGGAGACACTTTAGCATTCTTCAAGCAGAACTGA